CGCGTATGGAGTGGGGGACTTTAAGGAAAAGATGACTACTCCCGTTTACTATATCACCCCAAATCATGCTCAAGTTTTTTTGAGGGAGATTGTTGGGAAAGCGATAAGAAAGCAGAGCCCGCACTTCAGGGATTCCAGGAACGCTTTTATCAGCTAGCGCCAAAAGTCTGTTGCGTAAATCCCCAACTGCGGGCATGCGTAGAGCATGCCTTAACCTGGCAGAGCTGCCACCTGAATCAAAGGGAGTGATAATGTGGATGGAGTTATGAGTGTATTGGATGAGCTTCTGGCTTAACGCCTTGAGAGCACTACCTCCACTAAAAAAAAGAATCTTCGGGCCATGGGGCGCGTTTGTTTGCAATCGCTCAATTTTGACCAGATCTGGCCGGATAACCTCTACGGTTTCATCAAGTCCGCCCTTACTCCATTTTATGGAAAGATTATTTTTCATAATATACTAAAGTCTGATTTTGGTTTATCTTGACATGTTCATAGCTTCAATTTATTAATTATAATTCATTTTAAATTTGTTAAACTAACTAATCAACCTTTGAAAGGAGTTTTTATGGCCAAAGAAGAAGCCATTGAGGTGGAAGGTGTTGTTGAAGAAGCACTGCCCAATGCCATGTTTAGAGTTAAATTGGATAATGGGCATGTGGTACTTGGGCATATTTCTGGCAAAATGCGTAAATACTATATTCGTATTTTGCCGGGAGACAGGGTCAAGGTTGAGCTTTCCCCTTACGATCTAACTAGGGGCAGGATTACGTATCGTTTCAAGTAGCAACTCATAGTCTGGAGTTTAAAACAAGCTAAAGTTAAAATAAATAGTTTTTTAAGACAAACGTAAGAAAAAAGACTGGCATTAAGACTAAAAGTATTCGTCTGTTTATCTATTGTATCTATTGATAACACCATGTTTTAATTGCCTCTGTCTTTGGCGGAACAA
The genomic region above belongs to Desulfovulcanus ferrireducens and contains:
- the infA gene encoding translation initiation factor IF-1 → MAKEEAIEVEGVVEEALPNAMFRVKLDNGHVVLGHISGKMRKYYIRILPGDRVKVELSPYDLTRGRITYRFK